From Antricoccus suffuscus:
GCGATGACGCCGTTCAACCGAGAGCTCGGCCCCAGACTCGCGGCCGTGATCGCGACCAGCTCCGAGCTGCAGGAGCGCGCCGTACTCAAGAAGGTCGGCATGGCCACGGCGATAGCCGATGCTCTGCGTCGCCGAGGCGTCGATGAGGCGATCGCCGACACGGCGGCCGAGCTCGGCGTACTCGCCTTTAAAGCCGGCTTCGAGGCCTGGACCGCCGAGGACAACGAGCTGAGTCTCGGCCAGCTCACCTCGGAAGCTCTGCGCCGCTTCCATTCCGCTATCAGGCAACTCGGCTGATGGCGTTGGTACGAACTGGTGGACCTTTCTCTATTGGAGTCTCTACGAGAGCGGGATGCCGCTGACCGCTGGCTGCTCGACCGAACGTGTACCAACACTGGTCGGATCTGTTGTCCTGCACAGCCTGAGCGCTACCCAACCGATCAAGGCGGTCGCGATCAACGCCGAGATTG
This genomic window contains:
- a CDS encoding TetR/AcrR family transcriptional regulator; this translates as MPRWEPDTRERFVVAALQLFTEQGYDETTVAQIADRAGLTKSTFFRHFGDKREVLAAGQETLSRLFAEGISAAPAEASPLAAVDAGLAHAADAMTPFNRELGPRLAAVIATSSELQERAVLKKVGMATAIADALRRRGVDEAIADTAAELGVLAFKAGFEAWTAEDNELSLGQLTSEALRRFHSAIRQLG